The genomic segment atgtTTCTCATAAACCCTACAAAGTATCGATCCAATATCAATACCTATTCCAGGAAGTAccgataaaatatttttgaagtaaCGATGATTTCATTCCAACAGTCACTGAATTAGAATTTATgacaaaaaatatcgataccctttttGGAGGTATCGATACTCACAGTTGCAAGAGAAATAAATGCTCTAGTTTTACATCCCCAACCACCCACAACCTCAACGGCTGGAAATCTATTAGTGGGTATaaataccattttttttaaagtccTACAACATCCAAGGAAGCACTTCAAGCAAAAATCATCAAACAAACAACCTTAgagcttaaattttcatattcttcttacacacacttgtgagctttatCTCTATTCTTTTGCTTAAGTGTATCTCATTGTATTTGTGCTTCAATTTGCAAACAATTTTATCTTGCAAGGATTGTTTATTTGTTTACTCATTTGTATTTCTTTGAGAGAGTTTGAAACTTAAGATttggggtagaaatcttaaggagttgtaaggttaatCCTTGTCCTAAATGgttgaacaaattagtgaatttggaaaaatccttagtggtggaaagctaaggtagtggagtaggaaaTTTTGGGCGAACAACTCTAAATTTTTTGTGTTAATTGTTTCATTCTTGTCTtttctttcaacaatttttttaaaggCCAATTGACCCCCTCTTAGCATTTTCAGTTTGCTCATCGAGCTATCACTGGGTCGTTAAAATCTTCATCCTCGTGATTAGAATGACCATTATTATCAGATATATCTTCATCATCTGCATTAGTCTCAATCACAACTGGATGTATCTGTAAACGAGGACCCGAATTAAGGTTGTCATATGCAATCCTAGCATGGTGTGGATTTTCGGCCCATGTCAATGTCGCTCCACTACCATACTGTTCTACCCATCCAACATTAAGATCAATGTTAAACTCGCAGACAAACGATCGCCTATCGACGGACGCTCTCAGAAACTCTGTACACGGGTCTTGAACTCCATATTGTTGACTTAATGGAGTGACATCTTGAATGAGCTCCACATCTACTAAATCATCAAACAAGTTGACCAGTTCAATGTTAACCCTCCTAGTCAGGCAATAAAGTGCGACcgttgtctccacgtcttcatcgtctaaAAGTTTCATCTCGGTAAATTTGATAGGATTTGACAAAACTGGAAATTTGTAGAATAGACTTGACATCCTCCTCCCACAATGTCGACCAATTTTGTCACTGATCTTTTCTTTCATATCGTCAATAGGCACATTCTTATTAAACTTCATTCTTATTTGCTAGCAAGATTCAAATAAAAAACCAACAATTGTTTGTGAAATTACTCCATCAAAATGAATGTATATGATCTTGGATACTAAAtctgtaaaattaattaaaattagatttttatttattaaaattagatcGTACTGCAGAAATATAATTggttatatttaataaaattggtTATCCATGAAAAGTGCTTATACAAGCTTGGAGGGCCAATATAGAAGCATGGCGAATCaatatattcaattaaaaatggaataatgatatatataaatgtttgaaCTTGAATTCAAATTGAATACCTTAATGTTAAGTACATGATATAATATGTTATGTTACTATGATTGTTAATGGTGATAGTTTATGGATTCGGTTAATAGAAATTGTGTATAATCTCAGTTTTGATACATGAatgataaatgttttggttgATTAATAGATGTTAATAAAGAatgttatatgtgtatatatgtgtatgatgTTGTAATTTCTTAATTGACTTGAATTGATAAGTGTTAAAAGTAGcatgttttaatcccattcttaatgtatttttggatgattattcaatgtaaaatggtgaattttatgctcctaatcctttaaattcatgtttctatacttataagagcatttgggagcaaaatgagtgaaaaaaaaagaaaaaattgaaaaatcggAGCAAGTTTCAGGAGCCACACTAGCTGTCATACAGTCATGTGCCAAACCGTGTGAAAATCGCGAACTGCACTCCAAACACTTGGAAAAACACAattttaggtttttcgggcattctaagacctatatatacaaaatataagaAGAAGGGAGTAAGTCATCatagaatattgaagaaaaactcgaaaaacaccattgaagctaaCTTTGAAGCAGATTTCCACCAAgcttgaagatctccttttaatttctttgaagtttgTTATGGGCTTTCTTCTTTATTGTGGTTATACTGtctttgagatgttttatttgtgtttataaactaattttctaagtacctagggagatgaaccctaggatgaattttgtcttttgatttatgttttacgtaataaatacttggatcttgttctcaattatgtttgcttaattcttggtttaatatttttggactattaatccatgtttgatgtgcttgaatcagaggaggaatagaccctgtttgaaagtagatctagcatatttgagtggagttgcatgcaatcctagaaataagaaaacataaatctaccgaattagagtcaaatctaatagggggatctgtagatcgagttaatacgacaataggggttttaattagaaacaaatttcaattaatcaacctagagtcagttgctcttagtcttgaaaagagatattagcataatttggggatttctacggatcaagatactaaacGAAGAAATTGTTTCATTCAAATTGATAATAacaaatgaaatctaggtggattctttcctaggtattgtttcgcttcttggttgtttaCTCGATTATTTTTTCGATTTGTTTTTTGTCATGTTCTTTAGGTAATTTAATTAGTtacttttagtttttaatcaaccACTTCAAtttgtcggttaaataatagaaagatgctaattactagtacttttagtctttgtgggaacaatatctgtgctcaccatagctatactattaattgatatgtgcacttgcctttgtcgaatttttagttggttttgtAGACAGCaaatttttggcgccgttgcctttatcactcagcgtacagtttgttTATTCTATGTGTAGGTATAGGTGAATCTTAAGGTTACGAGAAGTGAATTCTAGCATCCAGCCAGTGATCCTCGACTTAACAATGTTTGTATAGTCCTGTTTTactaaatatatggcatgtacttaAGTTGAGTCGATTTTTGGAATAATACATAATCATGTTAATATTTGAATCTAGTATTGGTGAATTAGAAATGTTCAAATGGTTGGAtagtatatatatgaatttgacacTTAAATGGTTTACATATGATGAAATATTCGTGACCATATATGAATGCATATGTCTATTTGTTAAATGGTTTGAAGTTTCAATAAGTGTTTAACATAGAATGTATAGTTATgaaatacaaatgtatatgtaaatgaAGAGATATGTTAGAAATGAACATTTGGGAATGACATTTTGGCTAAATAAGTGAATGgtgttgataaaaattaatttttaggtgAAGCAAGTTGGTACCATTTTGGACCATCTGTAAACCAACGGTCACGTCGCGACAAGACCTAACTAGTGAGTTGTATTGCAACGAGGAACCCCCGAAGTCGCAACTTCTACTCGttattttacaatatttacaatttggcCCTAATTCAACCTCGAGTTAGCAAAAGTACTTTCGTAAGCTCGTTTAAGACCTAAAAATGAGTATGTATTGTATTATGATTGTGTATTACACTATTTGCATGTTTAAATGGTTATATTGTGTATTTAATTTATCATAGTTGCTCTGACAATAGATGTGACATATTTAAATTCGGACCCAATGATTGGGACGGGTATGAGATATTACACTCGAAAATCTTGACAACTGTAGAACCTTCTTCCTAGGTTAACATCACTCCACGGCGTCTCATGTGGTGCTAATTTCTTGCAATAACATCTTATTTCTTCCCCTGTCAAATATGTACTCCCTTCGCGATTTCGTCCCAAGAGTTTCCTTCCTACTATTATCCATTCAACCAACTTTGCTAGCGTTAAGGGTAATTGAAGGAAAACGATTTCACGATCCGATCTATGCTTGATTATTGAAGAAGCTTTTTTGAGATTTTTTGTGGTATTTTTCAGATTGGAAAATTTTCAGAGTGGGAGTTAGGTTTTACGACAAGAAAATTTGGGGAATATTGATTTTAAGCATTTTTTTGTACAAATtgtttttatgcattttttttcttcttctaatttCCCACATTTTTCCTCCAAGCAAACGTAAATATCCACGTGTTAAATGAAACTGACTTTTAGTGCATCACCTCAGCAACTTAACGTTCCGTTAAGTTTGCAttcattttgagtaattttaaCAAATAGTGTGAGTTGAAGGGTGAAAAAAGGCTGAAAACTTTCGAGGATTTAAAATAACTCTTTTAACAATGTTGGAAATGAAAAATATCATTATGcgtttaatttatttgaaaaacagACAAATTTTAAGTTGGGAGGTGATGAATTTGGCGAATCAAGCTAACATTTGTTGTGTGTTAGTAAATTGGCCCATGTGGCCAAGCAGTAAGGGTACGTAATAGCCATCCATTTTAAAGCCTGAAGACTCAAGACTGACACCAAAAAAAACAAGGCTGCCATAATCAGTGACCGAGGGACCTcctcaaatttcatcatttataaaGGCCAAAAACTCCTCTTTCACCTCATTCAATAATTCCTTTAATTTTCCAGTTTGCTTAAGCTTCAAATTATTTCTCATACCAGATAGAATGGCTCAGGTAAATTTgtgtttctttattttcatgtttACGCTCTGTCTGTTTCACTGAGTTTCATGTTTAATGTTCTAGCAGAAGGTGGTTCTCAAAGTTCTAACCATGACTGATGAGAAGACAAAGCAAAAAGCCATAGAAGCTGCTGCAGACATCTATGGTATGGCATTTCGTCATACGGTTTGcatgcataaataaataaatgctttATCAGCTTAGtctttatcaaaattaaaatctTGATTGGGGGTGTTGCTCTAAACTTGTTTTAGCCTAACAAATTGGGTCTCAGCCGGTAGAAATTAGAAAAAGCTTAATTGTGGTGGCAGGGGTTGATTCGATAGCGGCGGATCTAAAGGATCAGAAGCTTACAGTGATAGGGCAGATGGATGCAGTGGCGGTGgtgaagaagttgaagaaagtagGGAAAGTGGACTTAGTATCAGTAGGACCtgcaaaagaagagaaaaaggaagaaaagaaagaggaaaagaaagaagagaaaaacgaGGAGAAGAAAGAGGAAGTCAAGGAAGagcaaaaataatggaaattagAAATCTCCCATCATCCTATTGTCTCTCTTCTATAGAAATAAGCTTTTAAGAATTGCATGgatacaatttcttcaagtccctgtctcaaaaaaaaaaaaaaaacccatcaaGCAAAATCAATGAACAATGGGAAATGGAGGTTGGTTTAGGAATATAAACTAGAATATCATCTTTAGCTTCTAGGCAATTAATTGCTGGAGTACGAGAGATTTGCCAGTTTATGTTATTCAACAATTTGAAGTTATGTTACAGTTTACATAGAAACaaatttttagttaaatcaattcaaatctttactttttatcacatatataccatttcttttaaatCGTAGTTATGGTTAAATCGGttaatttgttgatttgattaatctgattagtttaattaatttaattaaaaattattaaaagtaagaaattttaaaaatttcggtTTAATTATCAATTCAATCGATTCATATTAATTCTCAATCTAACCGATTCAAAGtcaatttttgaacaaaattttcaattaattttttattaaaccaatttaacTGATCAATCCGATccaattcaaattataatatacagtaaaataaggtttttgtaaaaacaaaaaaacaaaactttattggcataattaaaataataacaagtaGCACAATTTTATATCTAGAAGAAGAGAGATGGGATTTACGTTATATATAACACCTTCacgtttttttttatatataaaacctTCATATCTTCTATTTATTAATTTTCTCATTGCAATTTTATAGTTATTGTTAATTtagaaataacttaaaaatattatcaACGTTAGTTCATGTATATTTTCAGTtacttaagaaaaaaataaacattttaatctTTATGATTTTAACGCTTGTcttataatttcaattaattatttgataaaaattttaatatatttaaatgttcagataaaaaactatattttgtaattttaaatcaacattaaaaatttaacaaatactAGATTTTGTCactaagaaaaataatttatattaaaattattttcttttaaaaattatttaataatgaaCATAGGTGGATTGGTAATGAACTTGTATTTTAATACTATTGAACAAATGTTTgatctcttaatttttaattattttatttaaaatgatataaaaatatgaaaagacaaaGTGTTATCATAATaatgttattataattaaaaaaaagagcatttttctaattttataactTAGTTGGTGACCCAGTTATGGATGACACCAACTCAGTAAAGTGCTTAAATataagtattatatatatatactaaaaaaactACATTtattttcagataaaattaaaattaaagtaatgcATCTTAAAAAGAAactatattttgtaattttaaataaattaatcaagtaGTTTTCTAATATATAatgttaaataaacttaattagaATAATTAATAAATGGTTAATATTATTTCAGcacttttttatttcaaaatttatatttataatccaaaaaaaaattatatattattatgaaagTTAATAGAATACCAACTTAATTGGAAAAagactaaaaaaatcaaaattaaaaaaaataaattttattataaaggaATTTatgtatttcaataattttataatatatttttttaaattaaatagcttaaattacAACCTTACGAGTGtgtttgaatgaataattttgaattttatcaattcaaaatactagctagtttatttgttttgtttgaataaataattttttaaagaaaaattaggttaatgaaattttgaaaactaaaaaaattctaaaataaaaatatttttttgtcgaAATTAAGGTGTTCACTGCCAGGAGGTGTGACTAAACCTCTTGCTGCAAATGCTCTTCAAAAAGGTAAACTGGCCAAGCAACACCCAAAAATACTAGTATTTTTGTAAATATGAAACATAAACTatacaaatacaaaaaatatatatatcgtgATGTCACTTGACACTTTGGCGACAATggtgttgttttattttttaaaaaaaagggtttgaCAGggccaaaaaaaaagagagttaaaatagaaaaaaaattggtgaaaagaaaaagttgttgTACATAGGGTGTAAGGCCCAATATTTGTCCGGCCcgtaataaataaactaaattaaaatttaaaaagtctaAAGTCCAAATACATGgacccaacatggcccaaatcgTTTTCAACCCAATACCCATACAATTGAAACCAAATCTAACCCAGACCCAATTCCTAAAATGGTGGCCCAATCACGTCCACCCTTCGTACGCCGTACCTGCAAGAAGGACAAACAAACAAAGAAGAGCAGAAATCGACAgccaataaaaaagaaataaaaaaagagcgaaatgtatttgtaatttttattttcattttattttcggCTGTATAAAGCCGTTTTCCAGAATTTGTAAGGGTTACACACTACGCGCATTGAGAATacaaaaaagaatcaaaataccgaaaggtgatttttttgggtttctattctttttcattttaccagttatttgttttctttcttttctttcttttatttatttttgtgttcaTTAAACGGGAGAGAGGAGAAAAGATAacagtaaaagaaagaaagacgTACCTAGTGACCGCATCCTCTCTCTCCGTAATCATCGGAGTTAAGTAAGGGTTGGAGGGTCTGAGGAGAGGATTCGTCGAGCGGCGCAGAGGGAGTTTTAGTTTAGGTTTTGTTTTTGATGAAAGTGCTAGGTTTTTTTCttaggtttattttagttttaaacaCAGGGACTAAAacgttgccgtttgtttctaatacaATGgcttcaaaacggcgtcgttttgaagaCCCGATTCGAACGGTGACTCGAtccgggaaggatccgcgcattATGGATCGGTTGGTTTATTTATTCAACAGGTCCTTTCGTGTTTATTGGAATTGcgatttaatttctttaattgtttttaatttgtaccgcatatttgattttgtattCATTTAGATCCAAacttaaacggtgccgtttctgTGATTGATTGTGGAATATTCAAGTTTGCGTTTAATTACTGGTTTGGTCCTTCAAGGTCTAAATAGAtttcaatttaatacaaatttagttttcctttttttaaaaattcaacaatattttaaattataattagtcctacttttattattataaaatttaacataatttttgaTATTTAACTTTTGATAACATTTTAAATTCACTATTACAATGGTTTTaagatatattaaattattattttaatttgttattgatACTTTTAAATTCATTATATACTGACATTTTGAATctactatatatatttatttaattttgtttttttttcttttttgttcaaattttatttaagctccaattttaaattcattgatattttttataattattgttatcatttttcaaggttgttttattatatttaattttgtcttcaaaaatgttttttaataaattgatccctattttaattcattttctaacattattttgatatttagtaTGATATTGTTTTCAAACTTATTATtagtacaaattttaaaaaaatacattattttttaaattattataaatatttttaaatttatcaatattgttttaaaaatatataatttatatgaagTTATTTttagcatacatacatatatagagTATATCATTAATTTCGGATTAccctttttacataatttttatatatacatgttttacttcttaaaccttatttattttattcgttttataggttattaaattattaatgtggATGTTTGTATGATATGATTAAGGTCAATGTTTGTATTTGTCTATTATTCGTTTAGTTGCTTCTAGTTTAAGTTTAAATTGCCATTTATCTTTTACATTATATGTATCGTTATTCAATCATGTTCCATTTGTAAGAGttgaatttaattaaagcttataattgttttatttaataatccTTAAAAAAGCTTGATGTTCATAGGtcctcgagagaattgtgccctaacttactgggcttcaattcttctcgatgaatttagataatcaagtgttcattttattaaaatcatacgattattaaaataaaattcttaagatttcaaaatgttggatcctaacttactggatacgatattttgttatctcgattttaaaataaagacaatatttgatgtttaagaatttcgagaaactgaaccctaacttactggattcttgtttctcgattgacttaaataatcaaatatccttcttaaaacatgttttttttttaattttaaaagggacGAATCTAACTTCGAAGATTGAACtgttgcactctaactcactATGTGTGGCGGCCTATTTCTTTGAAATGGGTCTGTccatttaaccaattcaattatttaagctttcatttcatgggatcgtatttaaaaatcttttcaagtttcgacactaagacattaaataatcaatttggtaccaattttgggcgttacgagggtgctaaccc from the Gossypium hirsutum isolate 1008001.06 chromosome D09, Gossypium_hirsutum_v2.1, whole genome shotgun sequence genome contains:
- the LOC107932798 gene encoding heavy metal-associated isoprenylated plant protein 39 isoform X2, whose protein sequence is MAQKVVLKVLTMTDEKTKQKAIEAAADIYGVDSIAADLKDQKLTVIGQMDAVAVVKKLKKVGKVDLVSVGPAKEEKKEEKKEEKKEEKNEEKKEEVKEEQK
- the LOC107932798 gene encoding heavy metal-associated isoprenylated plant protein 39 isoform X1, translating into MAQQKVVLKVLTMTDEKTKQKAIEAAADIYGVDSIAADLKDQKLTVIGQMDAVAVVKKLKKVGKVDLVSVGPAKEEKKEEKKEEKKEEKNEEKKEEVKEEQK